The genomic stretch TGTTTCGCGTAACCGGCGACCGAATCTGACGTCAAGTTGGGTAAGGGCCGAGGGTTAGCCGCCACTTGGGGCCTATCACGCCCGAGACGTTCGACGTTAGATGTTCGATGTTCAGGGTCGTCGCAGAGCAGGAGCCGAACGACGGCCGCTGGCGCGAAGCCCGGCACGGAGAGCCGAGCGCCCCGGCGCGCTGGCCAGCGCGACCGCGAAGTACATCACGACGCTGGCCACCCCGACGATCTGGAACATCGTCGCCAGGCCGAGCGCGGTTCCCAGGACGCCGCCCAGCGCCGGGCCGGCGATCGCCCCGACGTCGAGGCCGGCGTTGTAGACGCCGGAGGCGAGGCCCACGTCACGGCCCTCGCGACGGAGCTCCGCCACGGTTGCCGCGCTCGTCACCCGGAGGATGCCGCGCGTGAGGCCAAGTAGGATGAAGAGCGCGACCAACGCCCCGAACGCGGACACCCGCGGCAGCACCACCGTGGCCGCGCCCGAGAGGATCACCGCCCAGACGTCGATGGCGCGGTAGTCGAGATAACGGAACATCACGCCGCTGACGAAGCGAATGAAGGTGGCCGCCGCCGATTTCAGGCCCTTCAGGGTGCCGACCGCGGCGAGCGGCAGGCCGATCGCGACGCCGTACAGCGGGAAGAAGGTGTCGACGCTGTCGGCCAGGAGGTTGATGTAGACCACGATCGTGAACGCGAGCCAGACGCGGGCGTCCAGCGCGGCGCCCGCCGCCAGCAGACCCCGGAAGCCCTGGCTGCGCTCGACGTCAGCGCGCGGCCCGCCGAAGGAGGGCAGCGCGAACAGGGCGATCGCCGTGACCGCCGGCAGCACACCGAGGAGAGCCAGGGCCGCCGCGGGGCCGGTGGTGTCGGCCAGCCCGCCGGCCGCGAAGGCGCCCAGCGCGTAGCCGGTGGACAGCACCGCCGTGTACCAGCCCATGACGGCGCCGGCGGCTCGGCCGCCCGTGACGTCGATGACGACGGCGAGGATCAAGGTGCCGACGCTGCCGAAGGCGAAGCCGTGCGCCGCCGTCAGGACGACGACGGCCACGGGATGATCGCGGGCCAGGGCGAAGCCGCTCGTGGCGACGCTCAGCGCGAGCAGCGCGACGGCCAGATGGATCCTGGCCCGGAACGGGCGATAGACGGTGCCGGCCGGCACCCGCGAGGCCAGGCGAAAGACCGCGAGCAGGGAGGACAGCGCGCCGATCGCGCTGAGCGAATACCCCTGCGCTTCGAGATAGGGCGCGTACAGTAAGCTCAGCGCCCCTTCCGCCGTCGTCGCCGCGGCGGCGCAGGCGCAGACGATCAGCACCGCCCGGCTCATGCGGTGTATTCGGAGGGGGCCTCGACGGCCCCCTCCGAGGCCTCCCCCAGAAGAGGATTGCGCCGGCGGAGCCGGCGCTCGAATTTGCTGCAGGTTCTTAGGGCGGCGTCACGCGAGATCGTGTTCGCCGAGGACG from Candidatus Methylomirabilota bacterium encodes the following:
- a CDS encoding MFS transporter, whose product is MSRAVLIVCACAAAATTAEGALSLLYAPYLEAQGYSLSAIGALSSLLAVFRLASRVPAGTVYRPFRARIHLAVALLALSVATSGFALARDHPVAVVVLTAAHGFAFGSVGTLILAVVIDVTGGRAAGAVMGWYTAVLSTGYALGAFAAGGLADTTGPAAALALLGVLPAVTAIALFALPSFGGPRADVERSQGFRGLLAAGAALDARVWLAFTIVVYINLLADSVDTFFPLYGVAIGLPLAAVGTLKGLKSAAATFIRFVSGVMFRYLDYRAIDVWAVILSGAATVVLPRVSAFGALVALFILLGLTRGILRVTSAATVAELRREGRDVGLASGVYNAGLDVGAIAGPALGGVLGTALGLATMFQIVGVASVVMYFAVALASAPGRSALRAGLRASGRRSAPALRRP